One genomic region from Rhodoligotrophos appendicifer encodes:
- a CDS encoding ammonium transporter: MQPFKKTTAALATIALSLGMAVIPVFAQDATTATPPPTIDTGNTAWMLVSTVIVLMMTIPGLALFYGGLVRKKNILSTLMQSFAAACLISILWMVVGYSLAFTDGGSLNAYVGGFSKFFLAGVEKASLSGTIPETVFMTFQMTFAIITPALICGAFADRMKFSALLWFLGIWLIVVYAPICHWVWGGGFLMGDGVLDFAGGTVVHINSGVAALVACLVLGKRVGYPSEPMIPHNLVLSVIGASLLWVGWFGFNAGSAVAANETAGIAMANTQIAAAAAGLAWMFAEWMFHKRPSVLGIISGAVAGLVAITPACGFVGFGGALVIGLVAGAACFWAATVLKPMLGYDDSLDVFGIHGVGGIVGAILTGVFAVEAIGGTAGALEGNVGQIGTQLYGIAATVIWCAVATFVILKVIDLVIGLRVSREVEVEGLDLNLHGEVVP; this comes from the coding sequence ATGCAACCATTCAAGAAGACAACGGCGGCTCTAGCCACCATCGCACTCAGCCTCGGGATGGCAGTGATCCCGGTCTTCGCGCAGGACGCGACTACGGCCACGCCTCCTCCCACGATAGACACCGGCAACACCGCTTGGATGCTCGTCTCGACCGTCATCGTGCTGATGATGACGATTCCGGGACTCGCGCTGTTCTATGGCGGACTGGTGCGCAAAAAGAACATCCTCTCGACGCTCATGCAGAGCTTCGCGGCGGCCTGTCTTATCTCGATCCTTTGGATGGTGGTGGGCTATTCCCTCGCCTTCACCGATGGCGGCAGCCTGAACGCCTATGTCGGCGGCTTCAGCAAGTTCTTCCTGGCGGGCGTGGAGAAGGCCTCGCTCAGCGGCACGATTCCGGAAACAGTCTTCATGACCTTCCAGATGACCTTCGCGATCATCACGCCTGCGCTGATCTGCGGCGCCTTCGCCGACCGCATGAAGTTCTCGGCACTGCTATGGTTCCTGGGCATCTGGCTGATCGTCGTCTATGCGCCGATCTGCCATTGGGTCTGGGGCGGCGGCTTCCTCATGGGTGACGGCGTTCTCGACTTCGCCGGCGGCACGGTCGTCCACATCAACTCCGGTGTTGCAGCCCTGGTGGCCTGCCTCGTCCTCGGCAAGCGCGTCGGTTATCCCAGCGAGCCGATGATCCCGCATAATCTGGTGCTCAGCGTCATCGGCGCCTCCTTGCTGTGGGTCGGCTGGTTCGGCTTCAATGCGGGCTCGGCCGTCGCGGCCAACGAGACCGCCGGCATCGCCATGGCCAACACCCAGATCGCGGCAGCTGCCGCCGGGCTGGCCTGGATGTTCGCGGAATGGATGTTCCACAAGCGTCCGAGCGTGCTCGGCATCATCTCGGGCGCGGTGGCCGGTCTTGTGGCCATCACACCTGCTTGCGGCTTTGTCGGCTTCGGCGGAGCCCTGGTGATCGGCCTGGTCGCCGGTGCCGCATGCTTCTGGGCCGCCACGGTGCTCAAGCCGATGCTCGGCTATGACGACTCCCTCGACGTTTTCGGCATCCATGGTGTCGGCGGCATCGTCGGCGCAATCCTGACCGGTGTCTTCGCCGTCGAGGCCATCGGCGGCACGGCCGGTGCCCTCGAAGGGAATGTGGGCCAGATCGGCACGCAGCTCTACGGCATTGCCGCCACCGTCATCTGGTGCGCCGTGGCGACGTTCGTGATCCTCAAGGTCATCGACCTGGTGATCGGCTTGCGTGTCAGCCGCGAAGTGGAAGTCGAAGGTCTCGACCTGAACCTCCACGGCGAAGTGGTGCCGTAA